A single genomic interval of Streptomyces sp. BA2 harbors:
- a CDS encoding prephenate dehydrogenase: MRTALVIGTGLIGTSAALALASRGVTVHLADHDPGQARTAAALGAGTDEAPEGRVDLCVVAVPPAHVAATLADVMRRDVARGYLDVASVKGGPRRDLEALGVDLTPYIGTHPMSGRERSGPLAGTADLFEGRPWVLTPTRDTDTEVLNLALELVALCRAVPVVMDADAHDRAVALVSHMPHLVSSMVAARLENAEETAVRLCGQGIRDVTRIAASDPRMWIDILSANPGPVADLLSAVATDLDETVTALRALQSADDVKRREGAAGVENVLRRGNAGQIRVPGKHGAAPATYEVVAVLINDQPGQLARIFADADRAGVNIEDVRIEHATGQQAGLIQLLVVPKAAPVLAAALRERGWAIRQ; encoded by the coding sequence GTGAGAACCGCCCTCGTCATCGGCACCGGCCTGATCGGCACCTCAGCCGCCCTGGCCCTCGCGTCGCGCGGCGTGACCGTGCACCTCGCCGACCACGACCCCGGACAGGCCCGCACGGCGGCCGCGCTCGGCGCGGGCACCGACGAGGCCCCTGAGGGGCGGGTCGACCTGTGCGTCGTCGCCGTGCCGCCCGCGCACGTCGCGGCGACGCTGGCCGACGTCATGCGGCGCGATGTGGCCCGCGGCTACCTCGACGTGGCGAGCGTCAAGGGCGGCCCCCGCAGGGATCTGGAGGCGCTCGGCGTCGACCTCACCCCGTACATCGGCACGCACCCCATGTCGGGGCGCGAGCGCAGCGGCCCCCTCGCCGGCACCGCCGACCTCTTCGAGGGGCGGCCGTGGGTCCTCACGCCCACCCGCGACACCGACACCGAGGTCCTCAACCTCGCCCTGGAGCTCGTCGCCCTCTGCCGTGCCGTGCCGGTGGTCATGGACGCCGACGCGCACGACCGCGCGGTCGCGCTCGTCTCGCACATGCCTCACCTGGTCTCCAGCATGGTCGCTGCCCGCCTGGAGAACGCCGAGGAGACGGCGGTGCGCCTGTGCGGGCAGGGCATCCGTGACGTCACGCGCATCGCCGCGTCCGACCCGCGGATGTGGATCGACATCCTGTCGGCCAACCCCGGCCCCGTCGCCGATCTGCTGTCCGCCGTCGCCACCGATCTCGACGAGACGGTGACGGCGCTGCGGGCGCTGCAGTCGGCGGACGACGTCAAGCGGCGCGAGGGCGCCGCCGGGGTCGAGAACGTGCTGCGGCGCGGGAACGCGGGACAGATCCGGGTACCCGGCAAGCACGGGGCGGCCCCGGCCACGTACGAGGTCGTCGCGGTGCTCATCAACGACCAGCCGGGGCAGCTGGCCAGGATCTTCGCCGACGCGGACCGGGCCGGTGTGAACATCGAGGACGTCCGCATCGAGCACGCGACGGGCCAGCAGGCGGGCCTCATCCAGCTCCTGGTGGTGCCGAAGGCGGCCCCGGTGCTCGCCGCGGCACTGCGGGAGCGGGGCTGGGCGATCCGGCAGTGA
- the aroH gene encoding chorismate mutase has protein sequence MAVRAVRGAVQLERDAADHMDEQVSELLTAILERNELTQEDLISIWFTATPDLHSDFPAAAARKLGILDVPLICAQELQIDGAMPRVVRVLAHIESDRPRNEITHVYLGAAATLRKDIAQ, from the coding sequence GTGGCGGTACGAGCGGTCCGGGGCGCCGTCCAACTGGAGCGGGACGCGGCCGACCACATGGACGAGCAGGTCAGCGAGCTGCTCACTGCCATCCTCGAGCGGAACGAGCTGACCCAGGAGGACCTGATCAGCATCTGGTTCACGGCGACGCCCGATCTGCACAGCGACTTCCCCGCGGCGGCGGCCCGCAAGCTGGGCATCCTCGACGTCCCGCTGATCTGCGCCCAGGAGCTGCAGATCGACGGAGCCATGCCGCGGGTCGTCCGCGTACTCGCGCACATAGAGTCCGACCGCCCCCGCAACGAGATCACGCACGTCTACCTCGGCGCCGCGGCCACCCTGCGCAAGGACATCGCCCAGTGA
- a CDS encoding YidB family protein, with translation MRSAPLRGADPATHSKGATMAGNDLGSLLGGLLGGGQGGQGGQGGQGGSGGGSPLGGLLDMITKSGLVSQEQLDSWVGKGGNQPLSPDQVKQAIPDETLDKVANDAGLSRDEVAEQVSQQLPQAVDKLTPEGQVPSSGSLEELIRQQKL, from the coding sequence CTGAGGTCCGCGCCCCTCCGAGGCGCCGACCCGGCCACTCACTCGAAAGGCGCGACCATGGCGGGTAACGATCTGGGAAGCCTTCTCGGCGGTCTCCTCGGCGGCGGCCAAGGCGGCCAAGGCGGCCAAGGCGGCCAAGGCGGCTCCGGCGGCGGCAGTCCGCTGGGCGGCCTCCTCGACATGATCACGAAGTCGGGCCTGGTCAGCCAGGAGCAGCTGGACTCCTGGGTCGGCAAGGGTGGCAACCAGCCGCTGAGCCCGGACCAGGTCAAGCAGGCCATCCCCGACGAGACCCTGGACAAGGTCGCCAACGACGCGGGCCTGAGCCGTGACGAGGTCGCCGAGCAGGTCTCGCAGCAGCTGCCCCAGGCCGTCGACAAGCTGACCCCGGAGGGGCAGGTTCCGTCGTCGGGCTCGCTGGAGGAGCTCATCAGGCAGCAGAAGCTCTGA
- a CDS encoding DUF6529 family protein — MSVDPNAATQGGFTPPPAAGDHRRPSAARYLVPALVAGAVAVGLGVYGKAHDPEGTAFNLAGFSSTSAVKSWLGTTAFAFALVQVVSALMVYGRLPGPSWSSALHRWSGRIAFLVSVPVAVHCLYALGYQTYSTRVMWHSLLACFFFGAFSAKMLLLRSEKLPGWLLPVVGGLVFVALTVVWWTSALWFFRTFGVTT, encoded by the coding sequence ATGAGCGTCGATCCGAACGCCGCCACGCAGGGCGGCTTCACGCCGCCTCCCGCCGCGGGCGACCACCGTCGCCCGAGCGCCGCCCGCTATCTCGTGCCCGCCCTGGTCGCCGGGGCGGTCGCGGTCGGCCTCGGGGTGTACGGCAAGGCACACGACCCCGAGGGCACGGCCTTCAACCTCGCCGGGTTCAGCAGCACGAGCGCGGTGAAGTCCTGGTTGGGTACGACGGCGTTCGCCTTCGCGCTGGTCCAGGTCGTCTCGGCGCTCATGGTGTACGGGCGCCTGCCGGGGCCTTCCTGGTCGTCGGCGCTGCACCGCTGGTCGGGCCGGATCGCGTTCCTGGTGTCGGTCCCCGTGGCGGTCCACTGTCTCTACGCCCTCGGGTACCAGACGTACTCGACCCGGGTGATGTGGCACTCGCTGCTCGCCTGCTTCTTCTTCGGCGCGTTCAGCGCCAAGATGCTGCTGCTCCGCTCGGAGAAGCTGCCCGGCTGGCTGCTTCCCGTGGTCGGCGGCCTGGTCTTCGTGGCCCTCACGGTGGTCTGGTGGACGTCGGCGCTGTGGTTCTTCCGTACGTTCGGGGTGACGACATGA